Proteins from a genomic interval of Arthrobacter sp. CAN_C5:
- the istB gene encoding IS21-like element helper ATPase IstB translates to MGQLSEPAAAAAIGAACKTLYLRGTAQVAGSMAAEAARQRLSHQAYLAEVLTYECEERDNRARARRIKEAKFPRSKRLEDLDLAQIPDLPPATLTHLATGAWIDAGEPLVLLGNSGTGKTHLLIGLGMAAAEQGRRVRYITTAALVNELVEAADNKELSKLVGKYARLDLLCLDEVGYVKLDTHGAELLFQIITAREERASIACASNAPFSEWGQTFTDPRLAAAVVDRLTFRGHIINTGTDSYRLKTTQQTINKSRQN, encoded by the coding sequence ATGGGCCAGCTCAGTGAGCCCGCCGCCGCGGCGGCGATCGGCGCAGCCTGCAAAACCCTGTATCTGAGAGGCACCGCGCAGGTCGCCGGGTCCATGGCAGCCGAAGCGGCCCGGCAGCGCCTCAGCCACCAGGCCTACCTCGCCGAGGTCCTGACCTATGAATGCGAGGAACGCGATAACCGCGCCCGGGCCCGGCGGATCAAGGAAGCGAAGTTCCCTCGCAGCAAACGCCTCGAAGACCTGGACCTGGCCCAGATCCCTGACCTGCCGCCGGCGACCCTGACACACCTGGCCACCGGCGCGTGGATCGATGCCGGGGAACCACTGGTACTCCTCGGCAATTCCGGGACCGGGAAAACACACCTGCTCATCGGCCTGGGCATGGCCGCCGCCGAGCAGGGACGGCGGGTCCGCTACATCACCACGGCCGCGCTGGTCAACGAACTCGTCGAGGCTGCCGACAACAAGGAGCTATCAAAGCTGGTGGGCAAATACGCGCGCCTGGATCTCCTTTGCCTCGATGAGGTCGGCTACGTCAAGCTCGATACCCACGGCGCCGAGCTTTTGTTCCAGATCATCACGGCCAGGGAAGAACGGGCGTCCATCGCCTGCGCAAGCAACGCCCCGTTCAGCGAGTGGGGCCAGACGTTCACCGACCCGCGCCTCGCGGCGGCGGTCGTGGACCGGCTGACCTTCCGCGGCCACATCATCAACACCGGCACCGATTCCTACCGGCTGAAAACCACCCAACAGACCATCAACAAGTCCCGGCAAAACTGA
- a CDS encoding DUF4166 domain-containing protein: protein MLFPTIENYPYIDGLGRETVTFVRTLRMSPRRIRRFDATMIYSPEQGRIIDYLGTHQHLATGLDLKVLTDGSLYLTSGTQRFYEGIFGFTFPASLTGTAELHEAYDEIRQVFTVRMQVRNPRFGFLFGYSGTFNCEFPSMTSTGLPDHLRPIREESRQ from the coding sequence TTGCTATTCCCAACCATTGAGAACTACCCTTACATCGATGGTCTCGGACGGGAGACCGTAACGTTCGTGAGGACTCTTAGAATGAGTCCCCGAAGAATACGCCGTTTTGACGCAACGATGATCTACAGTCCGGAACAGGGACGAATCATCGACTACCTTGGCACCCACCAACATCTTGCGACGGGATTAGACCTCAAAGTCCTTACAGATGGTTCGCTATATCTCACCTCTGGAACACAACGCTTTTACGAGGGCATCTTCGGGTTCACCTTTCCGGCGTCACTCACCGGCACAGCAGAGCTTCACGAGGCGTATGACGAGATTCGCCAGGTCTTCACCGTCAGGATGCAGGTTCGCAACCCCCGCTTCGGATTCCTTTTCGGTTATAGCGGCACCTTCAACTGTGAATTCCCATCGATGACATCCACAGGTCTTCCCGACCATTTGAGGCCCATTCGGGAAGAGTCCCGCCAATAA
- a CDS encoding transcriptional regulator, with product MLIVVFLIGRANIRTVRPRHFNLVEGFAALWLGVGEGIANQVLGPAGSNEAEEQGYLEAQKSFLAKKPQTVFRLTRRGRTAFRDHTTALRDIQRGLR from the coding sequence ATGTTGATCGTCGTGTTCCTTATTGGTCGGGCGAACATCCGCACCGTGCGTCCACGGCACTTCAACCTGGTCGAAGGATTCGCTGCCCTCTGGTTAGGGGTAGGCGAAGGGATTGCCAACCAGGTCCTAGGGCCGGCCGGTTCAAATGAAGCTGAAGAGCAGGGTTACCTGGAGGCCCAAAAATCATTCCTCGCGAAGAAGCCTCAGACCGTGTTTCGGTTGACCCGTAGAGGGCGCACGGCTTTCCGCGACCACACCACCGCGCTCAGAGACATCCAACGCGGCCTGCGATAA
- the istB gene encoding IS21-like element helper ATPase IstB encodes MSPVPVTAPVLPADLEALMRQLKMPYARALAPELIATARTQRWEPAEVIKALFTEEVAGRSRSMLATRRKAAGFPTGKTFGTWDPAASSVPLPTQQALRTLEWIGRKENVVICGPSGTGKTFFLEALGQQAVEAGMRVAWFRLEDLGALMRAHRSDDSVTKVVARILRADLVVVDDIGLLPVGTDAAEGLYRLVDAAYEKRSIAVSSNLHPAGFDELMPKTLATATVDRLLHHAHVCQTTGESIRLSQALAGQGVTPMS; translated from the coding sequence ATGAGCCCGGTCCCGGTCACCGCGCCCGTCCTGCCGGCGGACCTGGAGGCGCTGATGCGGCAGCTGAAGATGCCCTACGCGCGGGCTCTGGCACCGGAGTTGATCGCGACCGCCCGTACGCAACGCTGGGAACCGGCCGAGGTCATCAAGGCCCTCTTCACCGAGGAAGTCGCTGGCCGGTCCCGGTCCATGCTCGCCACCAGGCGTAAAGCCGCAGGGTTCCCGACCGGGAAGACCTTCGGCACCTGGGATCCCGCCGCGTCCTCAGTCCCGCTACCGACACAGCAGGCGCTGCGGACACTGGAATGGATCGGGCGCAAGGAAAACGTTGTCATTTGCGGGCCCTCCGGCACCGGGAAAACGTTCTTCCTCGAAGCCCTCGGGCAGCAGGCCGTCGAGGCCGGCATGCGCGTGGCATGGTTCCGCCTTGAAGACCTCGGCGCGCTGATGCGCGCGCACCGCTCCGACGACAGCGTCACGAAAGTGGTCGCCAGGATCCTGCGCGCGGATTTAGTGGTGGTCGATGACATAGGGCTCCTGCCTGTCGGGACCGATGCCGCCGAGGGCCTCTACCGCCTTGTTGACGCAGCCTATGAGAAACGCTCCATCGCGGTCTCCTCGAATCTGCATCCCGCGGGCTTCGACGAGCTCATGCCCAAAACCCTCGCCACCGCGACGGTCGACCGGCTGCTGCACCACGCACACGTCTGCCAAACCACCGGGGAATCGATCCGCCTCAGCCAAGCCCTGGCCGGACAAGGAGTCACGCCAATGAGCTAA
- the istA gene encoding IS21 family transposase, with protein sequence MKSDGEIMEILAAYDLTGSLRAAAELTGCSHHTVNRHVGARNAGQPMAEPVYRGRVTDAFLPKIEEWVEASKGKIRADKAHDKLRALGYEGSERSTRRAVAQVRAAWRLGHVRVHRPWITEPGMWLQYDFGDGPLIEGRKTVLFVAWLAWSRFRIVIALRDRTAPSVFAALDRTFRVLSGAPTYVLTDNEKTVTVSHVAGVPVRNQQTVDFARHYGVTVLTCQPADPASKGGVEASVRVAKADIVPKDTNLRAEYASFAEIEAACQVFMDEVNNREHRATRRKPAVMLAEEAPRLHRIPDTAHTVAFGLSRTVPENTPMVTFENGQYSVPAALLGARVFVRSHGAGPGEQVIIVHHGSAGPVEIARHQRARPGSPAINDAHFPDHRPKIPGDYAVKARNAAEAEFLGIGDGARAWLLEAAAAGTARMNVKMAEAVALAKIAGQADVDQALGTAAVHGRFAHKDLASILTAGGARTTTHAADETRSLTQGTAGWAAIGRPPGAGRGETGLEESA encoded by the coding sequence TTGAAGTCTGACGGAGAAATCATGGAAATACTTGCTGCTTATGATCTGACCGGGTCGTTGCGCGCTGCCGCGGAGCTTACGGGCTGTTCCCACCACACGGTCAACCGGCATGTTGGGGCGCGGAACGCGGGCCAGCCAATGGCCGAGCCGGTCTACCGGGGCCGTGTCACTGACGCGTTCCTGCCCAAGATCGAGGAATGGGTTGAGGCCTCCAAGGGCAAGATCCGCGCCGACAAAGCCCACGACAAACTCCGGGCCCTGGGCTATGAGGGTTCGGAACGCTCGACCCGCCGTGCTGTCGCCCAGGTGCGGGCGGCGTGGCGGCTGGGTCATGTCCGGGTGCACCGGCCCTGGATCACCGAGCCGGGGATGTGGCTTCAGTACGATTTCGGCGACGGCCCCCTGATCGAGGGGAGGAAGACCGTGTTGTTCGTGGCATGGCTGGCGTGGTCGCGGTTCAGGATCGTGATCGCTTTGCGGGACCGGACGGCGCCGAGTGTGTTCGCGGCATTGGACCGCACCTTCCGTGTCCTAAGCGGCGCGCCAACCTATGTCCTGACCGACAATGAGAAAACGGTCACCGTTTCCCATGTTGCCGGGGTCCCGGTGCGTAACCAGCAGACCGTGGACTTCGCCCGCCACTACGGTGTGACAGTGTTGACCTGCCAGCCGGCGGATCCTGCCTCCAAGGGCGGCGTGGAGGCATCGGTGCGGGTCGCTAAAGCCGACATCGTCCCCAAAGACACGAATCTGCGGGCCGAATACGCCTCCTTCGCGGAGATCGAAGCGGCGTGCCAAGTGTTCATGGACGAGGTCAACAACCGTGAGCACCGTGCCACCCGCCGCAAACCAGCGGTGATGCTCGCCGAGGAAGCACCCCGGCTGCACCGGATCCCGGACACCGCGCACACGGTCGCGTTCGGGCTCTCCCGGACGGTGCCGGAGAACACGCCGATGGTCACCTTCGAAAACGGCCAGTACTCCGTCCCGGCAGCCCTGCTCGGCGCGCGCGTATTCGTGCGCAGCCACGGCGCCGGACCCGGTGAGCAGGTCATCATCGTCCATCACGGCAGCGCCGGCCCGGTGGAAATCGCCCGGCACCAGCGGGCCCGCCCGGGCAGCCCCGCGATCAACGACGCCCACTTCCCTGATCACCGGCCGAAGATCCCAGGCGATTACGCGGTCAAGGCCCGCAACGCCGCGGAGGCGGAGTTCCTTGGCATCGGGGACGGCGCCCGCGCGTGGCTGCTCGAAGCCGCCGCCGCGGGCACGGCGCGGATGAACGTGAAGATGGCCGAAGCGGTGGCCTTGGCGAAGATCGCCGGGCAGGCCGACGTCGATCAGGCGTTGGGGACCGCGGCCGTCCATGGCCGCTTCGCGCACAAAGACCTGGCCTCAATCCTGACCGCCGGGGGCGCCCGCACCACGACCCACGCCGCGGACGAAACCCGGTCCTTGACCCAGGGCACGGCCGGGTGGGCGGCCATCGGACGTCCCCCCGGTGCCGGCCGTGGTGAGACCGGACTGGAGGAAAGCGCATGA
- a CDS encoding tetratricopeptide repeat protein, with the protein MTDANWEQTIRRFYEQEFDDSDTHGSIARMRELVSGRPEGDAEALFELAGVHDALGLEGKAIPLYRRAIETGLKGTSALRATIQLASTLRNVGDFAEAVSILELMPHAGTDEGARQAFLALALHDEGRYGDSLRVALGALIPTLDGYKRALTDYAAQLPSTFASP; encoded by the coding sequence ATGACTGATGCCAACTGGGAGCAAACAATCAGGCGATTCTACGAGCAGGAATTCGACGATTCCGACACGCATGGCTCTATCGCGAGAATGCGTGAACTCGTATCAGGGCGTCCAGAAGGTGACGCCGAGGCGTTATTTGAGTTAGCCGGCGTGCACGACGCCCTTGGGCTCGAGGGCAAAGCGATCCCGCTCTACAGGCGAGCCATCGAAACAGGTCTCAAGGGTACAAGTGCACTTCGTGCGACTATCCAGCTCGCGAGTACCCTGCGCAATGTCGGCGACTTTGCTGAAGCTGTGTCGATTCTCGAATTAATGCCCCATGCTGGAACTGACGAGGGTGCACGCCAAGCTTTCCTTGCTTTGGCGCTGCACGACGAGGGCCGTTACGGTGATTCGCTGCGGGTGGCGCTAGGAGCCCTCATCCCCACTCTGGACGGATATAAACGAGCCCTCACCGACTATGCGGCGCAACTCCCGAGCACTTTCGCTTCACCCTGA